Part of the Oncorhynchus mykiss isolate Arlee chromosome 26, USDA_OmykA_1.1, whole genome shotgun sequence genome is shown below.
gtggggaGAGTACAGGAGTCTTGTCCGGTCCATAACTGCCCATAGTATAACAAAACATTTCCTGTCCTTGTTTTTGTGAAAAGCCAGGGATGGGTTTggataaatgtaaccactctcaaattcatagacagagctacggatggaaggactgaccatccacaatgtcaacattatagttttaaccattttCTCAGGATATATGGGTGTTTACATTTCCTATGTTTTAAATTATTGTAAAATAAGCTTATAttctgggttctgatggggtatgacagttcaACTAAACTCAAGAAGCATTtagaagttatattcttcaagaatcaatgtgtGTATACCACACCCCACTAAATCTGAGATGAATTGATTGAAAAAGACTCTATGATTTAATTTCACTATGATGTAAAGGTTAACAGTATACTACAGGTTTTAAATCAAAATACACACATCCTAAAATCTGCAATTAAATGTTGAAAGATACATAGTTGATTTCAAGAATGACTTACAAACTAGTTGGTTATGATGTAGAGAacttaatttaatttgaattgttCTTGTActtgatgtaatgtatcataTAGTATATAGTCCACTTTAATATCCTTCCTTTGACATGCAATTCTCCAGTAAATGTATTCTGAGTATTTCAGAAAATAGCAGCTCTGCTGAACATCCTGGAGGAAACAGAGTTACAGAGAATTGAAGAAGAGGAACCTGAAGGGCAGAATGTTGTTTCTTAGAAAGACATTCAGAGTGAATGAAGGAATAGAGGGGAGATTCCCCCGTCAATTGTTAATGGGTCTGAAGGACCAGCTCTCTGTATAAAAGACAGGTCAGATCAGACCACCAGAGCATCAACTAGACTTCTgacacagaaccagaccagaacttcAGAGACCGGAGCATAAGAGACCAGAACATCAGAGACCAGAATATCAGAGACCAGAACATCAGAGACCAGAACATCAGAGACCACAACATCAGAGACCACAACATCAGAGACCAGAACATCAGAGACCAGAGCATCAGCTAGACTTCTgacacagaaccagaccagagcatcaGAGACCAGAACATCAGAGACCAGAACATCAGAGACCACAACATCAGAGACCAGAACATCAGAGACCAGAACATCAGAGACCAGAACATCAGAGAACATCTCAGACAATACAATCTTCAGCATCTCAACCATCTCTGAACCATGAAGACCCTGACTGCTCTACTCCTGCTGGGACTGCTCTGCTCCCTGCATACGACAtctgcaggtgtgtgtttgtgtgtgtgtgtgtgtgtgtgtgtgtgtgtgtgtgtgtgtagcaatgCTGTGTAATACGCTGTTGGAGACCTGGAGATCTTTATGTTAACTGTGGTTTGTTTACAGGTGTCATCGCGTTGGAAATAGCACCTGAATGCTGTATGAAATTCAGCGCGAGGATCCCTCTTCAACAAGTAGTTTCTCTCAGAACAACCTCCAGTAGCTGCCCTCGCAAAGCACTGATGTAAGTAAGCATAGTCTACTCTAAACTGTAAACATCTgggctagcctggtcccagatctgtttgtgactTCACGTCAActccttgtcatgccaaacagGACCAGGAATGACAAGGAGTTGGTATGATAGCACAAACACACCTGGAACCAGGCTACATCCAGGCTACACTGTACAAGACAAGATGGAGCATTCATATTACAGACTGGATGTTCTGAGAGACAATGTGTTGTGTATCTGTTGCAGTTTCACCACAAAGAAAGGGAACACATTTTGTGTTGACCCTTCTAAAGCCTGGGTCCAGAGTCATGTGACCAAGATTGAGAGCAGACGACAGTGATGTCATCAACTACCATCACCCCCTAACACCCCAACCCCTTGTtggtgcactataaagagaataggttGCATTAGTGCCGTAGACCTTGTCATGCATGTCTATACCCTATCTGAGATTGGTAGTAAATATGTTCAGTGTAATGTACTGCATTTTTGTTTTTCTATAACTGTAAACATATTTGACATGTAACTATTCAGTAACCTAtttaatatattattttttatacatCTGTAGAAGATTTCAAACATCCTGCGAAAGAGTGGTTCATATTATTCAATTAATGTATTAATGGGTTGTAAACTAGGTccattctactgatatagatattgatgggttgtaactaggtctattctactgatatagatattaatgggttgtaactaggtctattctactgatataaatattaatgggttgtaactaggtctattctactgatatagatattaatgggttgtaactaggtctattctactgatatagatattaatgggttgtaactaggtctattctactgatataaatattaatgggttgtaactaggtctattctactgatatagatattaatgggttgta
Proteins encoded:
- the LOC118944470 gene encoding C-C motif chemokine 13-like, with the translated sequence MKTLTALLLLGLLCSLHTTSAGVIALEIAPECCMKFSARIPLQQVVSLRTTSSSCPRKALIFTTKKGNTFCVDPSKAWVQSHVTKIESRRQ